One window of Rubidibacter lacunae KORDI 51-2 genomic DNA carries:
- a CDS encoding rhomboid family intramembrane serine protease, whose protein sequence is LACGVLAGLAQWFFTSMSDTPSLGASGAIAGVMGAYILRFPNAIIETIIPPLIFFTFRIPAVFYLGFWFVQQAFYGLGSLSPSNIGMEGGGVAYWAHAGGFVFGAILGPLLGLFDDKPNSI, encoded by the coding sequence TCTAGCTTGCGGCGTACTGGCCGGGCTCGCCCAATGGTTCTTCACGTCGATGTCCGATACGCCATCCCTGGGTGCCAGCGGAGCGATCGCGGGGGTGATGGGTGCATATATCCTGCGCTTTCCGAACGCCATCATCGAGACAATTATTCCGCCGCTTATTTTCTTTACGTTTCGCATCCCGGCGGTATTTTATTTAGGCTTCTGGTTCGTGCAGCAAGCATTCTACGGTCTTGGCAGCCTCTCGCCGAGCAACATCGGGATGGAAGGCGGAGGTGTAGCATACTGGGCGCATGCCGGAGGCTTTGTCTTCGGGGCGATCCTCGGACCACTGCTAGGTCTTTTCGACGATAAACCCAACAGTATCTAA
- a CDS encoding rhodanese-like domain-containing protein: protein MEIFFELLPQAAPFKPRSRVFDLKSRLDWGEPALTIVDARPRAAFNECHIMGAIPLAADELVARAQVNLEVDRDIYVYGETDEETEAAAASLRGAGYKRVSEIVGGLAAWKAVNYEVEKTAVAV, encoded by the coding sequence ATGGAAATTTTCTTTGAGTTGTTGCCCCAAGCAGCTCCCTTCAAGCCGCGGTCGCGCGTCTTCGACCTCAAGAGCCGCCTCGATTGGGGCGAGCCCGCACTGACGATAGTCGACGCCCGCCCGCGCGCGGCGTTCAACGAGTGCCACATCATGGGCGCGATTCCGCTGGCAGCTGACGAGTTGGTTGCTCGAGCTCAAGTCAACCTGGAGGTCGATCGCGATATTTACGTTTACGGTGAAACTGATGAGGAAACGGAAGCTGCGGCTGCGAGCCTGCGCGGCGCTGGCTACAAAAGGGTTTCTGAGATCGTCGGTGGCTTGGCAGCGTGGAAGGCGGTTAACTACGAAGTGGAAAAGACGGCAGTGGCGGTCTAA
- a CDS encoding TM0106 family RecB-like putative nuclease, translating into MLLTDSLLLHYKRCNRRAYLDLHGDPDRREPISEFLLKLRRENRQQIAAFLSDRPHARPAPPPTPQSVRADQTERFMARGVESIADGVVMVCGDRARTLLGVELPDLALVGLPTLLLKQPGRSRFGDWLYVPANIKLGRRPKPEYKTAIAFQALLLADLQEANPPHAKLILRDRGIHTVDLDSGIPRARDAAAHCVQMLHDRQEPDVFISRQRCSLCHWYGHCYGTASERQHLSLLPGVTPARYLQLQAAGLTDVEALATAAPEQLSPALEDGIIAQLQQQALAVWQQRPLLRPHLNGSLPGGLPEGDIELYFDIEAEPERNLDYLLGVLVVDRRRNSDRFVVFIAERPEDEGRIWNEFLAFVARYPDAPIFHYSQYEIDAILRLAELYATPRDRVELLLARCADLHHQVVSTVTLPVESYSLKALAQWLGFRWRDADASGEQSVCWYDRWLTTGDRRLLEAIRRYNEDDCRATHRLKTWLDEFLAASDRSVEPATTAPLTPHISKSS; encoded by the coding sequence ATGCTTTTGACCGATAGCTTACTGCTGCACTATAAGCGCTGCAATCGGCGCGCATATCTCGATCTCCACGGCGACCCCGATCGGCGCGAACCTATCTCGGAGTTCCTGCTCAAGCTCCGACGCGAAAACCGACAGCAAATAGCGGCATTCTTGAGCGATCGCCCCCACGCTCGACCAGCTCCACCGCCAACCCCACAGAGTGTCCGTGCTGACCAAACCGAACGGTTTATGGCTCGAGGGGTCGAGTCGATCGCCGATGGCGTGGTGATGGTATGCGGCGATCGTGCCCGGACGCTGTTGGGGGTCGAGCTGCCCGATCTGGCGCTGGTCGGACTGCCAACGCTATTACTCAAGCAACCGGGGCGATCGCGCTTCGGCGACTGGCTTTACGTTCCGGCAAACATCAAACTCGGTCGCCGTCCCAAACCCGAATACAAAACCGCGATCGCCTTTCAGGCACTGTTGCTGGCCGACCTTCAGGAAGCTAATCCCCCGCACGCAAAGTTGATCCTGCGCGATCGCGGAATCCACACTGTCGACCTCGATAGCGGTATTCCCCGCGCCCGCGATGCAGCGGCACATTGCGTGCAAATGCTGCACGATCGGCAGGAACCGGACGTGTTTATCTCGCGCCAGCGTTGCAGTTTATGCCATTGGTACGGGCACTGCTATGGAACGGCCAGCGAACGGCAACATCTATCCTTGTTACCTGGCGTGACCCCCGCGCGCTACCTCCAATTGCAGGCAGCAGGTTTAACCGATGTCGAAGCGCTGGCTACGGCTGCCCCGGAGCAACTCAGCCCCGCACTTGAGGACGGCATCATTGCCCAACTACAGCAGCAAGCCCTTGCGGTATGGCAGCAGCGCCCGTTGTTGCGCCCGCATCTTAATGGCAGTCTTCCGGGCGGGCTACCCGAGGGCGACATCGAGTTGTATTTCGATATCGAAGCCGAACCCGAGCGCAACTTGGATTATCTGCTCGGCGTGCTGGTGGTCGATCGCCGCCGGAACAGCGATCGCTTCGTCGTCTTCATTGCCGAACGACCCGAAGACGAAGGGAGGATCTGGAACGAGTTTCTAGCCTTTGTCGCGCGCTATCCCGACGCACCTATTTTTCATTATTCGCAGTACGAGATCGACGCGATTCTTCGCCTTGCCGAGCTATATGCCACGCCGCGCGATCGAGTAGAGTTGTTGCTGGCAAGGTGTGCTGACTTACACCATCAGGTCGTCAGTACCGTCACGCTGCCGGTCGAAAGTTACTCGCTCAAAGCCCTGGCACAGTGGCTGGGGTTTCGCTGGCGCGATGCCGATGCGAGCGGCGAACAGTCGGTCTGCTGGTACGACCGCTGGCTGACGACCGGCGACCGCAGACTGCTGGAGGCAATTCGCCGCTATAACGAAGACGACTGCCGTGCAACCCATCGCCTCAAAACGTGGTTGGATGAATTCCTCGCTGCGAGCGATCGCTCGGTCGAACCAGCAACAACCGCCCCGCTCACTCCTCATATCTCCAAGAGCTCATAG
- a CDS encoding YkvA family protein codes for MGTPTMLSNFFASVRRNPLHLIAWVFVFLSAVFLLYTLSLSVFGTGEMIEEANKMYEHRGPLKKILSSVRDLWQETPQEVVVKNTVGGKVGYMRFGAMIYFFASLFFLWVVNHWDTAQRLISIAIYLFAVVAYSLIPVDAFPDFIPVAGQLDDALVDACGIGLTGFAVKDLAHKRKTMEAFECALKESPEAALAIACKEFGVEYHQKE; via the coding sequence ATGGGAACGCCTACTATGTTGTCTAACTTTTTTGCTTCTGTTCGTCGGAACCCTCTCCACTTGATCGCGTGGGTATTTGTATTTCTCAGCGCAGTTTTTCTGCTCTACACGCTATCTTTATCGGTGTTTGGAACTGGTGAGATGATTGAAGAGGCCAATAAAATGTACGAGCATCGTGGTCCTCTTAAGAAAATACTCTCATCCGTACGAGATTTATGGCAGGAAACTCCCCAAGAGGTAGTAGTTAAGAACACGGTTGGTGGCAAAGTTGGATATATGAGGTTTGGGGCGATGATATATTTCTTCGCTTCATTATTTTTTCTCTGGGTTGTGAATCACTGGGATACTGCTCAGCGGCTTATCTCCATTGCTATTTACCTATTTGCAGTAGTTGCTTATTCCCTAATACCTGTTGATGCGTTCCCAGATTTCATTCCAGTTGCTGGACAACTCGATGATGCGCTCGTCGATGCGTGCGGAATAGGGCTCACCGGATTTGCAGTTAAAGATCTCGCTCATAAGCGAAAGACTATGGAAGCTTTTGAGTGTGCTCTGAAAGAATCTCCTGAAGCTGCGTTGGCGATCGCTTGCAAAGAGTTTGGTGTGGAGTACCATCAAAAGGAATGA